In Bacillus sp. SM2101, a genomic segment contains:
- a CDS encoding kelch repeat-containing protein gives MKLTKKLFMSLIIAITMLLSVSLLPSFAEGSWDTVSTMPTERINFGIEIVNGKFYAIGGSNANGDLDTVEEYDPETNTWEKRASMPTNRYAFEVATVKRKIYAIGGFNSIGDLNTVEEYDPETNTWEKRSSMPTNRYAFEVATVNEKIYAIGGFNNTGEYLDTVEEYDPETAMWETKTSMPTNRYAFEVVTVNGKIYAIGGYRYNNIIAKFLDAVEEYNPETDTWETKTSMPTNRYGLEVVTINGKIYAIGGYNNNGEYLDTVEEYNPETNTWETKTSMPTNRYAFEVVKSNGKIYVIGGFNNVGEYLDTVEEYDPITNSWETKTSMPTNRYAFEVVATDGKIYTIGGINGVNSYVNSVEAYTLAYEPVKTNPTKLLANSGGSLLNLIHRC, from the coding sequence ATGAAATTAACTAAGAAACTATTTATGTCATTAATCATAGCAATAACAATGTTGTTATCAGTATCATTGTTACCTAGCTTTGCTGAAGGTAGCTGGGACACAGTTTCTACAATGCCTACCGAACGAATAAATTTTGGGATTGAAATAGTAAATGGGAAATTTTATGCTATTGGAGGTTCGAATGCTAACGGGGATTTAGATACTGTTGAAGAATATGATCCGGAAACAAACACGTGGGAAAAGCGAGCGAGTATGCCAACAAATAGATACGCATTTGAGGTTGCGACAGTAAAGAGGAAAATATATGCTATTGGAGGCTTTAATTCTATTGGGGATTTAAATACTGTTGAAGAATATGATCCGGAAACAAATACGTGGGAAAAGCGATCAAGCATGCCAACAAATAGATACGCATTTGAAGTTGCAACAGTAAATGAGAAAATATATGCTATTGGAGGCTTTAATAATACCGGTGAATATTTAGATACTGTTGAAGAATATGATCCGGAAACAGCCATGTGGGAAACAAAAACGAGTATGCCAACAAATAGATACGCATTTGAAGTTGTAACAGTAAATGGGAAAATATATGCTATTGGAGGCTATCGATATAATAATATTATCGCAAAATTTTTAGATGCTGTTGAAGAATATAATCCAGAAACAGACACATGGGAAACAAAAACGAGTATGCCAACAAATAGATATGGATTAGAAGTTGTAACAATAAATGGGAAAATATATGCTATTGGAGGCTATAATAATAATGGTGAATATTTAGATACCGTTGAAGAATATAATCCGGAAACGAACACGTGGGAAACAAAAACAAGTATGCCAACAAATAGATACGCATTTGAAGTTGTAAAATCAAATGGGAAAATATATGTTATTGGAGGCTTTAATAATGTCGGTGAATATTTAGATACTGTTGAAGAATATGATCCGATAACAAACAGCTGGGAAACAAAAACGAGTATGCCAACAAATAGATACGCATTTGAAGTTGTAGCAACAGACGGGAAAATCTATACTATAGGCGGAATAAATGGTGTTAATTCATATGTTAATTCAGTAGAAGCTTATACACTAGCTTATGAACCAGTCAAAACAAACCCTACCAAACTATTAGCAAATTCAGGAGGCTCACTACTAAATCTTATACACAGGTGCTGA
- a CDS encoding MBL fold metallo-hydrolase: MLKKLTERIYYMPHNNDTDRPILGLVCGDKYSLIVDSGNSPQHAKEFLAEVKSLNIPPVKYLVITHWHFDHVFGIKEMNLTTIGHENTKIKLEEMRNMKWDDASLEVYLQNGILNEFEISCIKKEIPERDSFLIGDLDITYKGSMAIDLGGINCIINDVGGDHTLESTVIYIPEEKVIFLGDCVYNGRYNGDYVFTKEKLFPMIDKIEKNDIEYYFCSHESICDKEEMDGFWHQLKSTGNIVEKGTSVEEAKRKFTATYKRPPSEAESFFIGGFVNGNKSMKEKAHH, translated from the coding sequence ATGCTTAAAAAACTAACAGAGAGAATTTATTACATGCCTCATAATAATGACACTGACAGACCTATATTAGGACTTGTATGCGGTGATAAATACAGTTTAATTGTTGATTCAGGAAATTCTCCACAACATGCTAAAGAGTTTTTAGCCGAAGTAAAATCTTTGAATATTCCACCAGTCAAATATTTAGTAATCACTCACTGGCATTTCGATCACGTATTCGGTATAAAAGAGATGAATTTAACAACTATAGGTCATGAAAATACGAAAATAAAACTAGAAGAAATGAGAAATATGAAGTGGGATGATGCTTCTTTAGAAGTATACCTTCAGAATGGTATCTTAAATGAATTTGAGATTAGTTGTATAAAGAAAGAAATTCCAGAAAGGGATAGCTTCCTTATAGGAGACTTGGATATAACATACAAAGGAAGCATGGCAATAGATTTAGGTGGCATTAATTGCATCATAAACGATGTTGGAGGAGATCATACTCTGGAATCAACAGTTATTTATATTCCTGAGGAAAAAGTAATTTTCTTAGGGGACTGTGTCTATAACGGAAGGTATAACGGTGATTATGTTTTTACAAAAGAAAAATTATTTCCAATGATAGATAAAATTGAGAAAAATGATATCGAATACTATTTTTGTTCTCATGAAAGTATTTGTGATAAAGAAGAAATGGACGGGTTTTGGCATCAATTAAAATCCACTGGAAATATAGTAGAAAAGGGTACTTCGGTTGAAGAAGCAAAAAGGAAATTTACCGCTACATATAAAAGACCACCTTCTGAAGCTGAATCCTTTTTTATAGGTGGCTTTGTTAATGGGAATAAATCAATGAAAGAAAAAGCACATCACTAA
- a CDS encoding GNAT family N-acetyltransferase, whose protein sequence is MSKISNLEFTPLETKNLYLKLLTLDDAADVYKHFRDENITKYMDIEPCKDLKEAKEIIQFHIDDSGCRWGIHTKSNNEFVGTCGFHYLRQSHNILIAEIGFDLSSDYWGKGIMFEVLQEIIKYGFEYMKLDVIDATVEQQNERSQRLMNKLGFIKAPKLQDNLIYFYLNKEDIFITK, encoded by the coding sequence ATGTCAAAAATAAGCAACCTTGAATTTACACCACTAGAAACAAAAAACTTATATTTAAAATTATTAACTCTAGATGACGCAGCAGATGTTTATAAACATTTCAGAGACGAAAATATTACAAAATACATGGATATTGAACCATGCAAGGATTTAAAAGAAGCTAAAGAAATAATTCAGTTTCATATTGATGATTCTGGATGTCGATGGGGTATACATACCAAGAGTAATAATGAATTCGTAGGAACTTGTGGGTTTCATTATTTAAGACAGTCTCATAATATACTTATTGCTGAAATTGGATTTGATTTATCTAGTGATTATTGGGGAAAAGGGATAATGTTTGAGGTGTTGCAGGAAATAATTAAATATGGATTTGAATATATGAAGTTAGATGTGATTGATGCTACAGTGGAACAACAGAATGAAAGATCACAACGATTGATGAATAAATTAGGCTTTATAAAAGCACCAAAATTACAAGATAATCTAATCTACTTTTATCTGAACAAGGAAGACATATTTATTACAAAATAA
- a CDS encoding dihydrofolate reductase family protein, which produces MAEVIYHVAVSLDNFIADQGMLTGNLEETLFLFEGDHVPDFLTDIQQFESLLMGGKTYEFGFKFGNKPGEPSYKGIKHYIFSSSLQFESNEEVELIKEDSIDFIKDLKQQENCKIWLCGGGELAGSLLKHQLIDQLVLKINPIIVGEGISLFGNIKPCFKLELVDMKQYSNGIIKPTYNIIYT; this is translated from the coding sequence ATGGCTGAAGTAATTTATCATGTTGCAGTGTCATTAGATAACTTTATTGCTGATCAAGGGATGTTAACGGGGAATCTTGAGGAAACTCTGTTTTTATTTGAAGGAGATCATGTCCCTGATTTTCTAACAGATATTCAACAATTTGAATCATTATTGATGGGTGGAAAAACATATGAATTTGGATTTAAATTTGGAAATAAACCGGGTGAACCTAGCTATAAGGGCATAAAACATTACATTTTTTCAAGCTCTTTGCAGTTTGAATCCAATGAGGAAGTCGAGCTTATCAAAGAAGATTCTATTGACTTTATCAAGGATCTAAAGCAGCAAGAGAACTGCAAAATTTGGCTATGTGGAGGTGGGGAATTAGCGGGATCGTTGCTTAAACATCAACTCATTGATCAATTAGTACTAAAGATTAATCCTATTATAGTTGGCGAAGGAATTTCATTGTTCGGGAACATTAAGCCTTGTTTTAAATTAGAATTAGTGGATATGAAACAATATTCTAATGGAATTATTAAACCTACTTACAATATTATTTATACTTAA
- a CDS encoding NUDIX domain-containing protein: protein MAFNDTFRFGSHAIIFNSEGNVLLLKRTYGNKGWSLPGGSVEPGETIHQALFRECREELGVDVEDAVLTGVYYHSIVNTQAAIFRCSIPQDAKIILSSEHSEHKWFPLSELSEIQRIRVTDTLNFQGHVASRAF, encoded by the coding sequence ATGGCTTTCAATGATACTTTTAGATTTGGTTCTCATGCAATAATATTTAATTCGGAAGGTAATGTTCTCCTATTAAAGCGAACATATGGGAATAAAGGGTGGAGCTTACCAGGCGGGAGTGTTGAGCCTGGAGAAACTATTCATCAAGCATTATTCCGTGAATGTAGAGAAGAGCTTGGAGTAGATGTTGAAGATGCTGTATTAACAGGAGTTTATTACCATAGTATAGTAAATACCCAGGCTGCAATTTTCCGTTGTTCTATTCCACAGGATGCCAAGATTATACTCAGCTCTGAGCACTCTGAGCATAAATGGTTCCCTTTATCTGAGTTAAGCGAGATTCAACGAATACGAGTGACAGACACTTTGAACTTTCAAGGACATGTAGCTAGTCGTGCATTTTAA
- a CDS encoding DUF3238 domain-containing protein, translating into MEKMIAFVAALVFFPALTYSEDDILAQEKFNNIIKVESIIESINSITIYWHDYEHVNNIYRDGVKLHTGSDNEIIDTNLKPGYIYTYIIEALDSKGKILDVVKIQTSTEPPDKNIDDSLGDMVVTTIGKNSYIAIDWEDIQNITSYEIFRNDEHLTTVMKSEFTDHNITLDEEYTYKIVGARKVKKDKRDKIDKGINNNRLQNKQKEELYIEEFEISKHVGAIRNHIVGESKAVKDQDMTKRWELRYTTFLKDKWVKNPNGLSKYKWFSGDNRGYSATSLSYRTRTHVNICFCSAAESVTLERYVGTTHGYDVNKKLIDSDTASEAGIVLINVDIDSAKIKFDVDHGVGNPLVASLDVNYELVGEFYSNGNYKLSGEHDQAPHHEVYLKRSNSSSWETVYKAASKGIERLAPPFINKKWSKSNF; encoded by the coding sequence ATGGAAAAAATGATAGCATTTGTTGCAGCTTTGGTTTTTTTTCCAGCTCTTACTTATTCAGAAGACGACATACTAGCTCAAGAAAAATTTAATAATATTATAAAGGTTGAGAGTATTATTGAATCAATAAATTCAATTACCATATATTGGCATGACTATGAACATGTAAATAATATTTACAGAGATGGGGTGAAATTACACACTGGAAGTGATAATGAAATTATTGATACTAACTTAAAACCTGGATATATATATACATATATAATAGAAGCTTTAGATTCCAAAGGAAAAATATTGGATGTTGTAAAAATACAAACATCTACAGAACCGCCCGACAAAAATATCGATGATTCATTGGGAGATATGGTTGTAACAACAATCGGAAAAAATTCATATATCGCGATTGATTGGGAAGATATTCAAAACATAACAAGCTATGAAATATTTAGAAATGATGAACACCTTACTACAGTAATGAAAAGTGAATTTACAGATCATAATATTACCTTAGATGAAGAGTACACATATAAAATTGTTGGCGCAAGAAAAGTCAAAAAGGATAAAAGAGATAAAATAGACAAAGGTATAAATAACAATAGGCTTCAGAACAAACAAAAAGAAGAATTGTATATAGAAGAATTTGAAATAAGTAAACACGTTGGTGCTATAAGAAATCACATTGTTGGAGAAAGTAAAGCTGTCAAAGACCAAGACATGACTAAGCGATGGGAATTAAGGTATACGACCTTTCTTAAAGATAAATGGGTTAAGAATCCAAACGGGCTTTCAAAATACAAATGGTTTTCTGGTGATAACAGAGGGTATAGTGCTACTAGTTTAAGTTACAGAACAAGAACACATGTAAATATTTGCTTTTGTTCAGCAGCTGAATCAGTTACGTTAGAAAGATACGTTGGTACAACTCATGGATACGATGTAAACAAAAAACTCATTGACAGTGATACAGCATCTGAAGCTGGAATAGTATTAATTAATGTTGATATAGATTCAGCTAAAATAAAATTTGATGTAGATCACGGTGTTGGTAATCCATTAGTAGCTTCTCTAGATGTAAATTATGAATTAGTGGGTGAATTTTATAGTAATGGGAACTACAAACTTTCTGGAGAACATGACCAAGCTCCTCATCATGAGGTATATTTAAAAAGAAGCAACAGCTCTTCTTGGGAAACAGTGTACAAAGCAGCAAGTAAAGGCATTGAACGGCTTGCTCCACCATTTATTAATAAAAAATGGAGTAAATCAAACTTTTAA
- a CDS encoding ABC transporter ATP-binding protein produces MVFLNLTIENVTKQFGDKLAVNDVSFELTAGVYGFLGANGAGKTTLMRMLVTLIKPTAGRILFDGKDVEVLGDEYRDVLGYLPQYIGLYKNFSAEKYLMYISALKGIKQQAAKKKIDELLEVVNLTEHRKRKIGKFSGGMKQRLGIAQALLNDPKVLVVDEPTAGLDPKERIRFRNLLSTISKDRIVLLSTHIVSDIEFIAKEIIVFKAGQLIQKDKPEELLQKIRGFIWTVNVSEEEVQAFQENYKVSNIIRNQNEVGLRVISESKPDERAFEASPNLEDLYLYYFDEEVAK; encoded by the coding sequence GTGGTTTTCTTGAATTTAACAATTGAAAATGTGACGAAACAGTTTGGAGATAAGCTGGCAGTTAATGATGTTTCATTTGAATTAACTGCTGGTGTTTACGGATTTTTAGGTGCAAATGGTGCAGGTAAAACAACATTAATGCGCATGCTCGTGACACTGATCAAACCAACTGCTGGACGTATTTTATTTGATGGAAAAGATGTTGAGGTGTTAGGTGATGAGTATCGAGATGTACTCGGATATTTGCCCCAGTACATTGGATTATATAAAAACTTTTCCGCTGAAAAATATTTAATGTATATCTCAGCATTAAAAGGAATTAAACAACAAGCTGCTAAGAAAAAAATTGATGAATTGTTAGAGGTTGTTAACTTAACTGAACATAGGAAAAGAAAAATTGGGAAGTTTTCTGGAGGAATGAAGCAAAGACTTGGAATTGCTCAAGCATTATTAAACGATCCAAAGGTGTTAGTTGTTGATGAACCAACGGCAGGACTAGATCCGAAGGAACGGATAAGATTCCGAAATCTATTGTCTACTATTTCAAAAGATCGAATCGTTCTGTTATCAACACACATCGTCTCAGATATTGAGTTTATCGCAAAAGAAATAATAGTGTTTAAAGCTGGTCAGCTCATCCAAAAGGATAAGCCTGAAGAACTGCTGCAAAAAATAAGAGGATTTATTTGGACAGTTAATGTTTCAGAGGAAGAAGTACAAGCTTTTCAAGAAAATTATAAGGTTAGTAATATTATTCGTAATCAAAATGAAGTAGGTCTAAGAGTTATTTCTGAAAGCAAGCCTGATGAAAGAGCTTTTGAAGCATCACCTAACCTAGAAGATCTATATTTATACTATTTTGATGAGGAGGTTGCAAAATGA
- a CDS encoding ABC transporter permease subunit produces the protein MKQLVKFELYKIFRQKGLYVGMLLVVALLTMSSLMVDRPISYPMSSHNIVDVTGEIEAVSKKWEGKLTEGKLEEARNLEQSIFEKYDKLQKEAANTFPYKEVEVPAEEAAEYFILDQIRLTNDFVYDSLNRMDELDSDLESLNKGGVSYKNALLEKHMWNELKINTFEYNEGAKNAIWFLKSSAPIIIGILMLMALAPMFVSESSSRMDQVVYSSKYGRRKGVTAKILASMIFVFIIFVFWVTFGILTNIYVYGSNGWDSPIQLLGLWGTDGYALSPYNLTGIEYILVQTVIMLLVAFVFMAVLLTVSALSKNVLVSFIISATIFLLPIVPLNGVLFWYLQQYSFTNFMSAPEFTSPFHAINLFGVPVLEPFVNYPLIVLLGVMFIMVLYKTIKKKQVS, from the coding sequence ATGAAGCAATTAGTCAAATTTGAGCTATATAAAATATTTAGACAAAAGGGTCTTTATGTCGGCATGTTACTAGTAGTTGCCCTTTTAACTATGAGTTCCTTAATGGTAGATAGACCTATCTCTTATCCAATGAGTAGTCATAATATAGTTGATGTAACGGGCGAAATTGAAGCAGTATCGAAAAAATGGGAGGGGAAGTTAACAGAAGGAAAATTAGAAGAAGCAAGAAATTTAGAACAATCTATATTTGAAAAATATGATAAGTTGCAAAAAGAGGCAGCAAACACATTTCCATATAAAGAAGTTGAAGTACCTGCTGAAGAGGCTGCAGAATACTTTATTCTAGACCAAATTAGATTAACTAATGATTTTGTCTATGATAGTCTTAACAGAATGGATGAGCTTGATAGTGACTTAGAATCATTAAATAAGGGTGGTGTGTCTTATAAAAATGCTTTGTTAGAAAAGCATATGTGGAATGAGCTAAAAATAAATACATTCGAGTATAATGAAGGGGCGAAGAATGCTATTTGGTTTTTAAAATCGTCAGCTCCTATTATTATTGGCATCTTAATGTTAATGGCCCTAGCTCCTATGTTTGTAAGTGAAAGCTCTTCAAGAATGGACCAGGTTGTATATAGCTCAAAATATGGGCGCAGAAAAGGTGTGACTGCGAAAATATTAGCTTCTATGATTTTTGTATTCATAATATTTGTGTTCTGGGTTACCTTTGGTATTTTAACTAATATATATGTATATGGAAGTAACGGTTGGGATTCACCTATACAGCTACTTGGACTTTGGGGAACAGATGGGTATGCTCTATCCCCTTATAACCTAACTGGTATAGAATATATTTTGGTACAGACGGTTATTATGTTACTAGTAGCGTTTGTATTTATGGCTGTATTACTAACAGTGTCTGCGCTATCAAAAAATGTATTGGTTTCATTTATTATAAGCGCAACAATCTTTTTATTACCAATAGTTCCATTAAATGGTGTTTTGTTTTGGTATTTACAACAGTATAGCTTCACAAACTTTATGAGCGCTCCAGAATTTACTAGTCCTTTTCATGCGATAAATCTATTTGGAGTACCAGTCTTAGAGCCATTTGTAAATTATCCATTAATTGTATTACTAGGTGTTATGTTTATAATGGTTCTATACAAAACAATTAAAAAGAAACAAGTCTCTTAA
- a CDS encoding GNAT family N-acetyltransferase encodes MKTYFIKLTEPNNSLVEVFNRWGNDPTLVPLTRPNQNKFELESQSSITIENIIQRLEHEQIYLIYQDDLLIGEMNYMVDPAHLYKKESGTAWVGITIGESEGRGKGIGYEAIKFSEDKIREEGLRRIELGVFEFNKQALKLYQKLGYNEIGRIKDFTYWQEKMWNDIRMEKWIN; translated from the coding sequence GTGAAAACTTATTTCATCAAGTTAACTGAACCTAATAATAGCTTAGTAGAAGTGTTTAATCGGTGGGGAAACGATCCTACTTTGGTACCATTGACTCGCCCTAATCAAAACAAGTTCGAATTGGAAAGTCAGAGTAGTATAACTATTGAAAACATAATTCAACGGTTAGAACACGAACAAATCTATCTGATATATCAGGATGATCTGTTAATCGGCGAAATGAACTATATGGTCGACCCTGCCCACCTTTACAAAAAAGAGTCGGGTACTGCTTGGGTAGGGATTACAATTGGTGAGTCCGAAGGACGGGGTAAAGGGATTGGATATGAAGCGATAAAATTTTCAGAGGATAAAATTAGGGAGGAAGGTCTTAGGCGTATTGAATTAGGAGTATTTGAATTTAATAAACAGGCACTGAAATTGTATCAGAAACTGGGCTACAATGAAATCGGTCGTATTAAAGATTTTACATATTGGCAAGAAAAAATGTGGAATGATATCCGCATGGAGAAATGGATAAATTAA
- a CDS encoding CAP domain-containing protein, with the protein MSINSRSYYKFLAGSISAALVATAVVPADANAESIFPDLSPNDQFYNEITNLVEKGVIKGYEDGTFKPHVELTRGQAAKLFKNILNLEVPEELDSFEDVSSSNDKELKEAVAAVRSVGIFIGSNGKFNAGDTLTRAQMATILVRAFGLSTNDEVEVTLSDLQQINESHRGNVAILFQNGVTIGKSDGTYDGNGSVTRSNFAGFLYRAFNQEVGQVDEEVDPTKEEGQSHSYVASVSADNLKKIEISFNEDINIGSLTNSTVKVLNEANKELKVVELTVVDGNKVAVILETGELEFSDEVTVVLDGIKTVDNNNVEYEQELTVRDVTIPELLDVKVLNAKQIELSFNEPVSFSQSNYSALSEITIDGKKITAKATPNHATNTVILELSERLNTKDFELKISNIEDFNDYQMSPQDVKVEVDDDILIPEENETQNSGDDDSQNPRDDDTQNPGDDDTEGPGNGDTQDPGDDDTQDPGDDDTQDPGDDDTQDPGDDDTQNPGDDDTQDPGDDDTQGPGDNDTQDPGDDDTQGPGDDDTQNPGDDDTQNSEDDGTQDPGDDDSDEVRAEFVNEVVNLVNIEREAEGLDPLTLSDEVTDVAQVKAKDMRDNNYFDHVSPTYGEPGDMLINFGVNYRMSGENIAAGHTTPEDVVEGWMNSEGHRENILRPAFTEIGIGYIEGNEDNEYSTYWVQMFILPF; encoded by the coding sequence ATGTCTATCAATTCAAGATCTTATTATAAGTTCCTAGCGGGATCTATATCTGCTGCATTGGTAGCAACTGCAGTCGTCCCTGCAGATGCTAATGCTGAAAGTATTTTTCCTGATTTAAGCCCCAATGACCAATTTTATAATGAGATTACAAATCTTGTAGAAAAAGGTGTCATCAAAGGTTACGAAGACGGAACTTTTAAACCACATGTTGAATTAACTCGTGGTCAAGCAGCAAAATTATTCAAAAACATACTTAACTTAGAGGTGCCAGAAGAACTTGATTCTTTCGAAGATGTGTCCAGTTCAAATGACAAGGAATTGAAAGAAGCTGTTGCTGCAGTTAGATCAGTTGGAATATTTATCGGAAGCAATGGTAAATTTAATGCTGGGGATACATTAACTAGAGCACAAATGGCTACGATCCTTGTTCGAGCATTTGGTTTATCAACAAATGATGAAGTAGAAGTCACACTATCAGATCTTCAACAAATTAATGAATCTCATAGAGGTAATGTAGCAATCTTATTCCAAAATGGAGTAACAATTGGAAAGAGTGACGGCACTTACGATGGAAACGGTAGTGTTACCCGTTCGAACTTCGCAGGATTCTTATATCGTGCATTTAATCAAGAAGTTGGTCAAGTTGATGAAGAAGTCGATCCAACAAAAGAAGAAGGTCAATCTCATTCATATGTAGCAAGTGTAAGTGCGGATAACCTAAAAAAGATTGAAATTTCGTTCAATGAGGATATAAACATAGGATCCTTAACAAATTCAACTGTCAAAGTATTAAATGAGGCTAACAAAGAATTAAAGGTTGTGGAACTCACAGTTGTAGATGGTAACAAGGTAGCGGTCATACTTGAAACTGGAGAATTAGAATTTAGTGACGAAGTTACTGTTGTACTTGACGGTATAAAAACGGTTGATAACAACAATGTTGAATATGAACAAGAATTAACAGTCAGAGATGTTACCATTCCAGAGTTGTTAGATGTAAAAGTATTAAATGCTAAGCAAATTGAACTTTCTTTCAATGAGCCTGTTTCATTCTCACAATCTAACTACTCTGCATTATCGGAAATTACGATTGATGGCAAAAAAATAACCGCAAAAGCAACACCTAACCATGCAACAAACACAGTAATCTTAGAATTATCAGAAAGGTTAAATACCAAAGATTTTGAACTGAAAATATCAAACATTGAAGACTTTAACGATTATCAAATGTCTCCTCAAGATGTGAAAGTCGAAGTTGATGATGATATATTAATACCTGAAGAAAATGAAACCCAGAATTCAGGAGATGACGATAGTCAGAATCCAAGAGATGACGATACCCAGAATCCAGGAGACGACGATACAGAAGGTCCAGGAAATGGTGATACCCAGGATCCAGGAGATGATGATACCCAGGATCCAGGAGATGATGATACCCAGGATCCAGGAGATGATGATACCCAGGATCCAGGAGATGATGACACTCAGAATCCAGGAGATGATGATACCCAGGATCCAGGAGATGATGATACCCAGGGTCCAGGAGATAATGATACCCAGGATCCAGGAGATGATGATACCCAGGGCCCAGGAGATGATGACACTCAGAATCCAGGAGATGATGATACCCAGAATTCGGAAGACGATGGTACCCAGGATCCAGGAGATGACGATAGCGATGAGGTAAGAGCTGAATTTGTCAATGAAGTTGTGAATCTAGTTAATATAGAGCGAGAAGCTGAAGGACTAGATCCTCTCACATTATCTGATGAGGTGACTGATGTGGCGCAGGTTAAGGCTAAAGATATGCGCGATAATAATTATTTCGATCATGTCTCACCAACTTACGGTGAACCAGGTGATATGTTAATAAATTTCGGTGTTAATTATCGTATGTCAGGGGAAAATATTGCTGCAGGTCACACTACTCCAGAAGATGTAGTTGAAGGCTGGATGAATAGCGAGGGCCATAGAGAAAACATTTTACGTCCTGCATTTACCGAAATTGGAATTGGGTATATAGAAGGAAATGAAGATAATGAATACTCTACATATTGGGTGCAAATGTTTATTTTGCCTTTTTAA
- a CDS encoding aminoglycoside phosphotransferase family protein → MIKGKLIGRGNTADIYSLGDNQVIKLFKNDIPLEMIEREFTMNRIIQPTKLSIPKVFKIIQIDNLYGIVYEYIEGPSLFEQVLSNPSMDKETAQTISDLHVDIHNTTISEEAPSQKLIYERNIQQSNILSNIMKEQIIDYLHKLHDGNFLCHGDFHPGNVITSSNGLVIIDWMTAMRGNQAADVARTILILKFGIIPDSIPERIRESFNRVRCTLLDEYTNRYLHKSNMTIEQIEQWFLPVAAARLVERLPMEEKSALLKYIKNLLKIL, encoded by the coding sequence ATGATTAAAGGCAAACTAATTGGGCGTGGAAACACTGCTGATATATATTCTCTAGGAGACAACCAAGTTATAAAGCTGTTTAAGAATGATATTCCGCTTGAAATGATTGAACGAGAGTTTACAATGAATCGTATTATACAACCGACGAAGTTATCTATTCCAAAAGTATTTAAAATTATTCAAATCGACAATCTCTATGGCATTGTGTATGAATATATAGAGGGTCCTTCATTATTTGAACAAGTCTTATCCAATCCTTCAATGGATAAAGAAACTGCTCAAACTATTAGCGATCTACATGTTGATATACATAATACAACAATTTCAGAAGAAGCTCCCTCGCAAAAGTTGATATATGAGCGAAATATTCAACAATCAAACATATTGTCAAATATAATGAAAGAGCAAATAATAGATTATTTACACAAACTTCATGATGGAAATTTCCTTTGCCATGGTGACTTTCATCCTGGCAATGTCATCACTTCATCAAATGGACTAGTAATTATTGATTGGATGACTGCTATGAGAGGAAATCAGGCAGCCGATGTAGCTCGTACTATATTAATCCTTAAATTTGGCATTATACCAGACAGTATACCCGAAAGGATCAGAGAAAGTTTTAACAGAGTTCGTTGTACATTATTAGACGAATACACAAATCGTTATCTTCACAAGTCAAATATGACAATAGAGCAAATTGAACAGTGGTTTCTTCCAGTGGCAGCAGCGCGATTAGTAGAAAGGCTTCCTATGGAGGAGAAAAGTGCACTATTAAAATATATTAAAAACCTACTTAAAATATTGTGA